From Paenibacillus sp. V4I7, one genomic window encodes:
- a CDS encoding YnfA family protein, whose translation MILLLTILIFIIAGLAEIGGGYMVWLWLRESKPLWYGIIGSLILVAYGIIPTLQSFPTFGRVYAAYGGVFIVLAVLWGMFVDKKKPDMYDWIGAAVCVVGVSIMLWAPRS comes from the coding sequence ATGATTTTGTTATTAACTATCTTAATTTTTATTATTGCAGGACTTGCCGAAATTGGCGGCGGGTACATGGTATGGCTGTGGCTGCGCGAATCAAAGCCCCTCTGGTATGGTATCATCGGAAGCCTCATCCTTGTCGCTTATGGTATCATTCCAACGTTGCAGAGTTTCCCAACATTTGGTCGCGTTTACGCAGCATACGGCGGCGTGTTTATTGTTCTTGCTGTACTTTGGGGTATGTTCGTCGATAAAAAAAAACCCGATATGTACGATTGGATAGGCGCAGCTGTTTGCGTTGTAGGCGTATCTATAATGCTATGGGCTCCAAGAAGTTAG
- a CDS encoding MerR family DNA-binding protein has product MVLFKFAHSESLLERITFIKIAQHTGFTIPEIAVLLEGFETIPPSERWEEMAREKRAQLEEKKKQINSMIQILDDGLNCKCLTWSECFDKIKTTGTCS; this is encoded by the coding sequence GTGGTATTATTTAAATTTGCGCATTCTGAGAGTCTTCTGGAGCGAATTACATTTATAAAAATAGCACAGCATACTGGGTTTACGATCCCAGAAATTGCGGTGTTACTTGAAGGATTTGAAACAATCCCTCCATCGGAAAGATGGGAAGAAATGGCGAGAGAAAAACGCGCTCAGCTTGAAGAAAAAAAGAAACAAATCAATTCGATGATTCAAATTTTAGACGATGGTTTAAACTGCAAATGCCTTACCTGGTCTGAATGTTTTGATAAAATAAAAACTACCGGCACTTGTTCATAG